The Candidatus Eisenbacteria bacterium genome contains the following window.
TGGTCGGCCTCGCCGTGGATCAACGAGAACGGCTTCTCCACTTCGAGGAAGCTCTCGAGACGCTCGCGCAGGTTGACGGCCAGGTCGACCTTCTCGCTCAGCTCCTCGAACACGGCGCGGATCGTGGAGGAATCCTGCAGCACGGTCTTCATGGCCTCTTCCGTGCGATTCTGCTCGTCGACCAGGGTCTGTGCGCGCTCGCTCAGCCCCTGAATCTGCTCGGTGACGTTGGTGATGGTATCGAGATGCGGCTCGACCTCGCGCAAGCGGGCCACGACCGCTTCCACGGCGGTGCTCGCCTTGGTGATCGGGTCGCCGAGATCGTGCAGGGTGTCCGCGGCCGAGTGAGACGTCTCGAGAAGCTTCGCGAACGCCTCGCGCTCGGCACGCATCTCCTGCAGGAGCGCGCGCATGTCCTCCGCGAGTTCGCGATCTTTGGTACCGTCGCCGAACAGATTCTTGAGAAGGGCCATCGTACGCTCCCTGTAACGCGCCGACCGTTCGGCCGGATCGAGCCGCCGGACCTGCTGCGCGATGTGGGTAAACGCTTCCCGTGCCCTGGACGCGGGAAGCTGGGTTCGTCTCGTGCGGGCGTCGCTCAGTGCAAGAGGCAGGCCCTTTCGGCCTGGCGACCGGCAGAAGCCCGAAGGCGGTCTCGATCGAGGCTCACCGCGCGCGGCCAATGCCTTGAAACAGTGGAAGTTCCCGGGGACCGCCCGCCGCTCTCGAGTCCGGTCTTCTGACCGCCGAAGAGCCTCGAAAGCCCCGACCCAGCTCGGACGGCCGCCCACAATTCAGGCACGAGGGGACGGTCATTGGCCGGCGCCGATCCGGCGTCCGAGAAGGTCCGGCTCACGGCGGTCGAGCTTCGAGAAACGGCGAGGGTATCGCGCGCGCCCGGGGCTGAGTGCTTTTCCCCAGTGCGGGCGCGCATCCCCACGATGAGGTCTCGTTCATCGATCGCGGACTCGGAATTCCAGGCATCCTGCGACGCACGCCGCGCCGTCTCGGCCACGCGCACGCTGTCAACCCGTTCGCCGCGAACGCGGTGCCGCTTCGGATGCGTTTCCCCAGGAGAACGTTCGCGGCGTGGCATGCCGGTTGCGCTTGCATCGCGGCGACACCGGGGGTGAATGGACGTCGTCCCCACGCAGACCGACATTCATCCCATCGGGGTGGCATCTACGCTGTCTGGGCATGACCCGGGCGCGCGCTCCGGGAGCACGACATCCATGCCACGCTCCTCTCGTCTCTCGCTGCAGCTGGCTCTCGCGACGGCGCTGTTCGTCTCCTTCGCGACGCCTTCACTGGCCCAGACTCCAACGGTCTCCACCGACAAGGAGGACTACGTCCCCGGCGAGATCGTCCACATCTCGGGCAGCGGCTGGCTTCCCGGCGAGACCGTGATGATGATCCTGTTCGAGACGCCGGAAAACCCGGACGTTCGGATGCTGACCGCCGTCGCGGACTCATCGGGATCCTTCACCAACGAGGAGTTCTCGCCCGTCGAGCGCGACATGGGTGTCACGTTCACGCTCGTGGCGACGGGTCAGACCTCGGGATGGACCGCCCAGACGGTCTTCACCGACGGACCCAAGGTGGGTTCGGTCAGCGTCGGCTCTCCGTCGACGTCGCAGCTCTGTCCTGGCTCGACCGTCACCTATTCGGTGACCGTCCAGCGCGGCACCGGTCCGGGATCGAGCGGCAACTTCAACGCCGCCCTGACGGTGCCGAGCGGCCTTCCCGCCGGGGTCACGGCCTCGTTCTCACCGGGCTCGCTGCCGTTTCCGCCGGGCCAGAACACGAACGGCTCCACGCTCACGCTGACGTCGACGAGCGCGACGCTCAAAGGGGAGGTCTCGTTCACCGTACGCGCCTCCAACAGCGCAATGGACTTCGCGGAGGGCGCTGGATCGCTGACCGTGGACACTCAGGCCCCTACGGCGAGCGCGCCGGCCACGAGCACGATCGCGGTCGGACCGAGCTGCCAGGCGGTGATCCCCGATCTGAGGTCGACAGTCGTGCGGTCCGACAACTGCACGCCGTCCGGCTCGCTCATCGTGACGCAGAACCCCGGCGCCGGCACGATGGTCGGCTTGGGCACGACGGTCGTCACCTTCACCGTGAAGGACGCGCTGGGCAACGAAGCCTCGACGTCCACGAGCGTCAGCGTGGTCGACCAGACACCGCCGTCGGTCGCGCTGCTCGGAGCCAATCCGGTGGTCCTCGAGGCGGGAGCGGCCTATGCCGAGCCGGGCGCGAATGCCACCGACAACTGCGCGGGCGCGCTGCCGGTATCGGTTTCGGGCGCGGTCAATACCAGCCAGCCGGGCTCGTACACGCTGACCTATACGGCCAACGACGGGAACGGCAACTCGGCGAACGCCACCCGCACGGTGAACGTGGTCGACACCACCGCGCCTGTGATGGCACTGAACGGCGGGACTCCGGTCACGGTCGAGTGTCACACCAGCTTCAATGACCCGGGTGCTCTGGCCACCGACATCGTCGACGGTGATCTCTCCTCGGCCATCCAGGTCTCCGGCTCGGCCGACGTGAACACGCCGGGCAGCTACACGGTGGTCTACAGCGTCACCGATGCCCACGGCAACGCCGCGAACATCAGCCGCACCGTGAACGTGGTCGACACCACCGCGCCGGTCATGGCCCTCCACGGTGAAAGCGCCATGACGGTGGAATGCCACACGAGCTTCACCGATGCCGGCGCCACCGCGGCCGATCTCTGCGCGGGCGACCTTTCAGCCGCGATCCAGGCCGCCGGCTCGGTGGATGTGAACACGCCGGGCAGCTATGCGGTGGTCTACAGCGTCACCGATGCCCACGGCAACTCCGCGAATGTCAGCCGCACCGTGAACGTGGTCGACACCACCGCGCCGGTCATGGTCCTCCACGGTGAAAGCGCCATGACGGTCGAGTGCCACACGAGCTTCACCGACCCTGGCGCCACCGCGACCGATCTCTGCGCGGGCGATCTGTCAGCCGCGATCCAGGTCTCCGGTCTGGTCGATGTGAACACCCCGGGCACCTACACGCTGACCTACCAGGTGAGCGACGGAATCAACACGTCGAGCATCGGCCGCACCGTGAACGTGGTCGACACCACCGACCCCATCCTGGCCCTGAACGGGGCGAGCCCGATCACCGTCGAGTGCCACACGAGCTTCACTGACCCTGGCGCCACCGCCAGCGATCTCTGCGCGGGCGATCTTTCGGGCGCGATCCAGGTTTCCGGCTCCGTGGACGTCAACACCCCGGGCACGTACACGCTGATCTATCAGGTGAGCGACGGATTCAACACGTCGAGCATCAGCCGTACCGTGCACGTGGACGACACCACCGACCCGGTCCTGGCGCTGAACGGGACGAGCCCGGTGACGGTCGAGTGCCATACGAGCTTCAGCGATGCCGGCGCCACGGCCAGCGACCTCTGCGCGGGCGATCTGTCGGGCGCGATCCAGGTCTCCGGTCTGGTCGATGTGAACACCCCGGGCGCCTACACGCTCATCTACAGCGTCAACGACGGGCACGGCAACTCGGCGGCTCTCAGCCGCACGGTGAACGTGGTGGACACGATCGACCCGATCCTCACGCTGATCGGGGCGACCGAGGTGACGGTCGAGTGCCACGCCACCTTCAGCGATCCCGGCGCCACGGCGAGCGATCTCTGCGCCGGCGACCTCTCGAACGTTATTCAGGTTGCCGGTCTCGTGGACGTGAACACGCCGGGCCGCTACGCGCTGGTCTATCAGGTGAGCGACGGGTTCAACTCGTCGAGCGTGAGCCGCACGGTGAACGTCGTCGACACCACCGACCCGGTCCTGGCTCTGAACGGGACCAGCCCGGTGACCGTCGAGTGCCATGCGAGCTTCACCGACCCCGGCGCCACGGCCAGCGATCTCTGTGCCGGCGACCTTTCGAGCGCCATTCAGATTTCGGGATCCGTGGACGTCAACACCGTCGGGACCTACACGCTCAGCTACAGCGTCAGCGACGGCCACGGCAACTCGTCGAGCATGAGCCGAACGGTGAACGTGCTGGACACCACGGCGCCCACGCTCAGCGTCCCCGCGGCCATCCGCGCGTCGACCGGCACTTCGGCGACGGTGTGCGGAGCGGTCGTGCCGCTTGCCAGCCTCGGCGAAGCCAGCGCGATCGACGCCTGTGCCGGCGCGCTCTCGGTCGAGCGGATCGGCGTTCCCGACGGCGGCCTGTTCCCGGTTGGGACCACCACGATCACCTACAAGGTCGCCGATCCCAGCGGAAACGTGGCCACGGGCACGCAATCGGTGCTCGTCGTGGACGAGACCGCGCCCACGATCACCTGCCCGTCCAACATCGTGCAGGTGGTCGATCCCGGTCAGTGCGCGGCCGTCGTTCGCTACGCGATCACCGTGAACGACAACTGTCCCGGAGCAACCTTCACCGCGACTCCGGCATCCGGCTCGTCGTTCGCCATGGGAAGCGCGACGTCGGTGACCGTGACGGCCACGGATGCCGCGGGCAACACCGCCACGTGCAGCTTCGACGTCCAAGTCGTGAACCCGGCGCCGGTCGTCACCATCAGCTCCCCGGCGAGCGGATCGGTGTTCCCGGTCGGGAGCCCGGTGAGCTTCAACGGAACGTTCACGGACAACGCCGGCGACACTCATGCCGCGCAGTGGGTGCTCGACGGCAAGACGCTCCCCGGGGTGGTGGACGAATCCGCCGGCTCGGCCAGCCTGACCTACGCGTTCCCGAACGCGGGCGTCTACGCGGTCACCCTGATCGTCATGGATCAATGCGGTGGATCCGGAACGGCGACCGAAGTCGCCGGCCTCACCGCGATGGTGGTGGTCTATGACCCGACCGCCGGCTTCGTGACCGGCGGCGGCTGGATCCAGTCTCCGGCCGGCGCCTATCGGCCGGACACCACGATGGTCGGCAAAGCCAACTTCGGCTTCGTCTCCAAGTACAAGAAGGGCCAGACCACTCCGTCCGGTGAGACCGAGTTCCAGTTCAAGGCCGGCAACCTCAACTTCCATAGCCACGGCTACGAGTGGCTGGTGGTGGCCGGCTCCAAGGCGCAGTTCAAGGGATGGGGCTCCGTCAACGGCACGGCCGATTACGGGTTCCTGCTCACCGCCCTGGACGGCCAGGTCCTGAACGACAAGGCAGTCGACAAGTTCCGCATCAAGATCTGGAAGCTCGCGGATGGAGTCATCGTCTACGACAACCAGTTCGGCGCGGCGGATTCGAGCGGACCGTCCACCGCACTCGGCGGCGGGTCGATTCAGATCGTGACCAACGCCAACGCCAACCGCGCTTCACTGATGGCCGATCCCGGAGCGGATCGGTCCGGCGAGCGGCCCAGCCTCGCGCTGGCGCCGGCCATGCCGAACCCGTTCCGCTTCTCGACCATGCTGCGCTTCAGCCTCGGCGAGCGGAGCCGCGTGACCGTGACGGTCTACGACGCGGCGGGACGAGAAGTGGGCCGCCCTCTGGACGATGACGTGGCCGCGGGCTCACACGCCGTCCGCTGGCCGGGCAAGGGCCCGTCTCCGAGCTCCGGCGTCTACTTCGTACGCATGACCGCCATGTCCGCATCGGGCCAGCGGTTCGTGAAGCAGCAGTCCCTGGTGCTGGTCCGCTAGGACGGCGCCGGGCAGGGAAAGGTCTCGGGGGACGAGACCCGAGGGGTGAAGCGGCAGGAGTCCCCCGCCGATAACCCCTCACTCGGAGGTCGGAGGGCGGCCGTGGCGCGACCGCCCTCGCTCCGAAACCAAGGAGGGTTCATGAGGCGCGCGCTGCTGTTCACGTTGCTCATCGCCACTCTCGGGACCGGGAGTGCCTTCGCTCAGTCCGATCTCGGAATGAAGAGCGTCGGCGTGGCGGCCGGATACGTCAGCCCCGAGGACCTCGACGGCACGTTCAGCATCGGTGTCTTCGCGGACCACGGCACCATCGTCCCCAATCTCGGCCTCGAGTCGCGCATCGACTTCTGGTCGACGTCCGAGGAAGCGTTCGGGACCGAAGTCTCGATTCGCGACATCGCGATTGGCGCGCGCACCAAGTACTACTTCGAGGTGGCGCATCCTTCACTGCGGCCATTCGCCGGCGCCGGGCTGGCGCTCCACCTGCTGCACGCCGAGGTCACGATTCCGGCGATGCCGGGCTTCCCCGAGCAGAGCTTCGACGATTCGGAGACCAAGCTCGGCCTCGACATCGGCGGCGGCATCAACATGCCGATGAATCCGCGCTGGGACTTCAACGGCGAGCTGTGGTACGGCATCGTCAGCGACGTGGGACAGTTCTCGCTCCGGGCCGGGTTCGGCTACAAGCTCGGCTCCTGAGCGCCGCTCGACCGTGAGGGCCCGGCCCTACCAAGGCCGGGCTCTCAGCGTTTCGCGGTCGAGATCCCCTCGAGCACTCGTGCCAGGGGAACCGGGGGGTCGACTTTGAAGAGGAGCTGCGCGCGCTGGTCCAGACCCGCCGCGAAGGTCACCCAGTAGTTGCCTGCGGGCACGTCATTCCCGAATCGATCGAGACCATCCCACCGCACCTGATTGATGCCGGGAGGCCGCTTGGCCGCCAGCAGGGTCTGCACCGTGTCTGCCGCCAGAGTCAGGACCTGCAGGGAGACATTCAAGGATTCGGGAATTTCGAAATAGATGGTGGTCGCCGTCTCGACGGGATTGGGGATCGGCAGCAGATCTCCGTATGAGACGAGCCGGAGCGTGTCGCCCACGTGGAGGTCGGAGGAAACCACCGTGAGCACGGCGCTGAGGTCGCTGACCGACGGGATGAGCGTGGTGCGGGTCTGATAGGCGCCGGGGAGGAGCCCCGAAAAGGAATAGGCCCCGTCCGTGGTCATGGCCTGCGCAACCACGGTGGACCCGCTCAGGAGGTCGACCGGGATGCCGTCCGCGTCGCGGACCACCTGGGTGCCCGCGAAGGTCCCCTGCGCGTTGACCCGGTAGCCCGTCAGGGTCACGTGGCCGCGCATGGTGTGGCGGCCCGGCGCAGGGCTGACGGGGTCGTCCTCCGCCCCACAGGACGCGAGCAGTGAGAGGGCGGCAATGCCCCATGGTACGAAGCGCAAAGGCCTCACGAGGTGCTCCTTAGCCCGGTGCACTGGAAGTCTCCATCGGGCGGGGGGCTCGTTCAAGGAAGTTGGCGGCTCGGCCAGCCGCCGGGCGGGAGAGGGGGGGCGCGAAACCCGGCCTGTTTCAGACCTCGACAATGCCCGTGCAGAGTGCGTATTCTGCCCTTCGCATCCCCACAGGGTGGCCGAAATCGTGGGTCCCACATCGCCGGCGGCCAACGCGCCTCGTCGCCGCGAAATCTCTCCAAACCCACGGGATTGCCCGGCAACTCCAGGCATGATCACGCATGTCCTGAGCCCGACGCAGGAGACCAGCCATGAGAGCCGCGACCGATCTGCACGCGAACGGAGGTGTGCGCGTGCACATCGACGGCGATCGCTCCATCGTCTCGGCTCGGCAGCGCGGCCGAGCTCTCGCGCTCGGCCTGGGCTTCACCAAGGGAGGCGCGACGTTCGTGGTCACTGCCATCTCCGAGCTGGCCCGCAACATCCTGCTCTATGCCAGCGAGGGCGAGATCGAGCTGCATCCGGTGGAGCGGACCGGCAAGGAAGGACTCGAGATCATTGCACGGGACCGCGGACCCGGAATCGAGAGTGTTCGACGGGCACTGGAAGACGGCTACTCCACGTCCGGCCGCCCCGGCCTGGGTCTGCCCGGCGTGCAGCGCCTGATGGATGAGTTCCAAGTGGTCTCGGCGGGTGAAAATGGGACCGAGATTCGAGTGGTGAAGTGGAAACGTCCCTAGACCTCGAATCCCGCTGTGTCACGGCCCTGCGCGCTTACCTGGAGGGCGCCGGGGAGTCCTCCCTTCATGAGGCCTACGAGCTGGGGCGGGATGCGCTCGGACGCGGCCTCGGCATCCTCGACTTGACCGCGGTCCTCCACACCGCACTCGCGGAATTGGCGTTCTCGGCCCAGCTCGGAAATGGACGGGAGGTCATTGGCCGCGCCGAGCCGTTCCTGCTCGAATGTTTTTCACCGTTCGAGATGGCGCATCGAGGAGCTCGCGAGGCGAACGCCGCGCTGCGCCGGCTGGACGAGGTCCGGGAAGCCGAGAACCGCCGCCTGGCGCGCGAGCTCCACGACGAAGCCGGCCAGATGCTCGTCGCCGCGCATTTGACGCTGCGCGACGTCGCTGACGAGCTCGGACCGCCGGCCTGTCGCCCGCTGGAGCGCGTGCACGACCAGCTCCGGAAGGCGGAGTGGGAGTTGCGGCGCATCGCTCACGAGATGCGGCCCAGCATGCTCGACGATCTGGGTCTGTGGCCGGCGCTGGCGTTTCTGGCCAAAGGAATCTCCGCGCGTTATGGCCTGCTGGTGCGTGTCGAGGGCGAACTCGACACGCGGTTTCCGCACGAGATCGAGACCGCGCTCTTCCGCGTGGCTCAGGAGGCGCTCAACAACGCCGCGCGACACGCGCGGGCGAGAACCGTGATGCTGAGTGCGTCGCTGGCACCGGATCAGCTCGCGCTGACCGTCGCCGACGACGGATGTGGATTCGAGCCGCGAAACCTCTCCGGACGAACGGAGGGTGCGGGGCTCGGGCTGCGCGGAATCCGGGAGCGACTCGAGCCGTTGGGCGGGTCTCTGGACATCCGTTCGGCTCCAGGTGAAGGCACCGTGCTGATCATGCATCTCCCTTTGAGGATTGAAGACCATGCTGCGCGTATTGCTGGCTGACGATCATCCTGTCGTGCGGGAAGGGCTCCGTGCGCTTCTGGAATGTCACGGCTTGTCGGTGGTGGCGGAGGCGGAAAATGGGCGGGAGGCCGTCGAGCTCGCGCGCACGACCCAGCCCGACGTCGCGGTGCTCGACATCGGCATGCCCGAGCTCAATGGGCTCGATGCGTTGCGCGCCATCCGGCGCGAGTCGCCGCATCTCAGGGCGGTCTTGCTCACGATTCACGACGACGACGCCTACGTGATGGAAGGCCGGCGTCTCGGCGCGCTCGGCTTCGTCCTCAAGAGCGAAGCCGGTTCGGAGCTGCTGAACGCCGTCCAGGCCGTCGCCGCAGGGCGGACTTATCTGAGCCCGCGGCTTTCGAGCGAGGTGGTGGAGGCGCTCGCCGCCGGAGTCGCGCCGGTCGCCAACCATCTCACCGATCGAGAGCGCGAGGTCCTCCAGCTGATCTCGGAGGGGCAGACCACCAAAGAAGTGGCCAATACGCTCGGGATCAGCGTCAAGACCGCGGGAACCCACCGCACCAACATCATGCGCAAGCTCGGTGTGCACGAGACCGCCGGCCTGGTGCGGTACGCGATCCGCCAGGGCTTGATCAGGGCCTGACACTCTTCCTGCTCAGGTCTTCACCCGATGTTCGGCAGGGGTCTCCAATCCTACTTTGGAGGTGGCGAGCCGAGAGGCTTGGCCCGCACCGGTGGGAGGTCCGTGAAGAACTTCCCCTCGAGGAGGAAGAGACGAAGATCCGCAGGCTTTGTGCCTCGCGGCCGTCCGACCCGAGCGAGTGCGCGCGAGAGGAACGTGGGGAGGGCCGAATGGCGATGACCGGACATGTTCTGGTGATTGCACGAAAGCCTTCCCCCACGTTCGACTGACGAACGCCCTTCCCCCACGTTCGACTCATTGGGCCGCTGGGAAACAGCATGCGTCGCAAGCCGAGCTTCAGCGCCTTCGTCGACTCCAGCACGGGAATGGGGACGGTGGCGCATTCCACGGTCCGAATGTACGTCCCGCTCCAGTTCTCGGTGCGCTCGGAGATCATCGCCAGAGACCGGAGCGGGCCGCTGCATCGCCGTCAGGGCATCGACATCATGGGTTGGTCTCATCTTCCCGAGCTGAGAATGGAATTCGTGTTTCGGCGTCACGAGCACGGCAAGGAAGACCCGGCCGACCAGTGGGGAACGGCGACCGTGGTCCCGCCCGGCTTTCGTCTGCCGATTCCCGGCCAGTCGTTAGACCGCGTGGATCCCGAGAGGCGGGATCTCTGGGTCGTGACGACGGAGCCCAAGCGGCAGCCGCCGTGGCTCGAGCACTACGCGGGCGCCTGCGGGCAGCACGCACTGACATTCACTCGCCCGCTGCAGACCCACGCGACGCTGGACGTGTCGTGTCAGTGCGAAGAGAGCCACGACAGCCAGGGCACGAAGGTCGATGTGTGGGGAAACGTGACTTTCGAGCGTTCGACGTCGATGAGGCTCATGCTGCGGAACGGCGATCAGACGAACGCTTCAGCCGTCATGGATGGCAAAGACATGGTGGTGATCCCGGCGGGCGCCAGGATCCCGGTCGAGCGGCAGAGCGTGACGGTCGCGGTCGGCCGGCGTCCCTGGATCAGCATGAGAGTGAGCGACGCTGAAGGCCGGGTTCTGTGCCCCGAGCACACGCTCGGTTACAGCATGCGTCTCTGGTGAGTGAGAAGAGGCGCGGCGAGCAAAGGCTCTCCAGCGCCTGGAGGACTCCGCGGCCGACGTCGCGGATCCCCGTCTGAAAAGCGAGCAGGGGAGTCGGGAGCCTGCTGGCCCAGGATTGGGATCCG
Protein-coding sequences here:
- a CDS encoding immunoglobulin-like domain-containing protein, with translation MPRSSRLSLQLALATALFVSFATPSLAQTPTVSTDKEDYVPGEIVHISGSGWLPGETVMMILFETPENPDVRMLTAVADSSGSFTNEEFSPVERDMGVTFTLVATGQTSGWTAQTVFTDGPKVGSVSVGSPSTSQLCPGSTVTYSVTVQRGTGPGSSGNFNAALTVPSGLPAGVTASFSPGSLPFPPGQNTNGSTLTLTSTSATLKGEVSFTVRASNSAMDFAEGAGSLTVDTQAPTASAPATSTIAVGPSCQAVIPDLRSTVVRSDNCTPSGSLIVTQNPGAGTMVGLGTTVVTFTVKDALGNEASTSTSVSVVDQTPPSVALLGANPVVLEAGAAYAEPGANATDNCAGALPVSVSGAVNTSQPGSYTLTYTANDGNGNSANATRTVNVVDTTAPVMALNGGTPVTVECHTSFNDPGALATDIVDGDLSSAIQVSGSADVNTPGSYTVVYSVTDAHGNAANISRTVNVVDTTAPVMALHGESAMTVECHTSFTDAGATAADLCAGDLSAAIQAAGSVDVNTPGSYAVVYSVTDAHGNSANVSRTVNVVDTTAPVMVLHGESAMTVECHTSFTDPGATATDLCAGDLSAAIQVSGLVDVNTPGTYTLTYQVSDGINTSSIGRTVNVVDTTDPILALNGASPITVECHTSFTDPGATASDLCAGDLSGAIQVSGSVDVNTPGTYTLIYQVSDGFNTSSISRTVHVDDTTDPVLALNGTSPVTVECHTSFSDAGATASDLCAGDLSGAIQVSGLVDVNTPGAYTLIYSVNDGHGNSAALSRTVNVVDTIDPILTLIGATEVTVECHATFSDPGATASDLCAGDLSNVIQVAGLVDVNTPGRYALVYQVSDGFNSSSVSRTVNVVDTTDPVLALNGTSPVTVECHASFTDPGATASDLCAGDLSSAIQISGSVDVNTVGTYTLSYSVSDGHGNSSSMSRTVNVLDTTAPTLSVPAAIRASTGTSATVCGAVVPLASLGEASAIDACAGALSVERIGVPDGGLFPVGTTTITYKVADPSGNVATGTQSVLVVDETAPTITCPSNIVQVVDPGQCAAVVRYAITVNDNCPGATFTATPASGSSFAMGSATSVTVTATDAAGNTATCSFDVQVVNPAPVVTISSPASGSVFPVGSPVSFNGTFTDNAGDTHAAQWVLDGKTLPGVVDESAGSASLTYAFPNAGVYAVTLIVMDQCGGSGTATEVAGLTAMVVVYDPTAGFVTGGGWIQSPAGAYRPDTTMVGKANFGFVSKYKKGQTTPSGETEFQFKAGNLNFHSHGYEWLVVAGSKAQFKGWGSVNGTADYGFLLTALDGQVLNDKAVDKFRIKIWKLADGVIVYDNQFGAADSSGPSTALGGGSIQIVTNANANRASLMADPGADRSGERPSLALAPAMPNPFRFSTMLRFSLGERSRVTVTVYDAAGREVGRPLDDDVAAGSHAVRWPGKGPSPSSGVYFVRMTAMSASGQRFVKQQSLVLVR
- a CDS encoding outer membrane beta-barrel protein; translated protein: MRRALLFTLLIATLGTGSAFAQSDLGMKSVGVAAGYVSPEDLDGTFSIGVFADHGTIVPNLGLESRIDFWSTSEEAFGTEVSIRDIAIGARTKYYFEVAHPSLRPFAGAGLALHLLHAEVTIPAMPGFPEQSFDDSETKLGLDIGGGINMPMNPRWDFNGELWYGIVSDVGQFSLRAGFGYKLGS
- a CDS encoding FlgD immunoglobulin-like domain containing protein, whose amino-acid sequence is MRPLRFVPWGIAALSLLASCGAEDDPVSPAPGRHTMRGHVTLTGYRVNAQGTFAGTQVVRDADGIPVDLLSGSTVVAQAMTTDGAYSFSGLLPGAYQTRTTLIPSVSDLSAVLTVVSSDLHVGDTLRLVSYGDLLPIPNPVETATTIYFEIPESLNVSLQVLTLAADTVQTLLAAKRPPGINQVRWDGLDRFGNDVPAGNYWVTFAAGLDQRAQLLFKVDPPVPLARVLEGISTAKR
- a CDS encoding anti-sigma regulatory factor, which translates into the protein MRAATDLHANGGVRVHIDGDRSIVSARQRGRALALGLGFTKGGATFVVTAISELARNILLYASEGEIELHPVERTGKEGLEIIARDRGPGIESVRRALEDGYSTSGRPGLGLPGVQRLMDEFQVVSAGENGTEIRVVKWKRP
- a CDS encoding sensor histidine kinase; its protein translation is METSLDLESRCVTALRAYLEGAGESSLHEAYELGRDALGRGLGILDLTAVLHTALAELAFSAQLGNGREVIGRAEPFLLECFSPFEMAHRGAREANAALRRLDEVREAENRRLARELHDEAGQMLVAAHLTLRDVADELGPPACRPLERVHDQLRKAEWELRRIAHEMRPSMLDDLGLWPALAFLAKGISARYGLLVRVEGELDTRFPHEIETALFRVAQEALNNAARHARARTVMLSASLAPDQLALTVADDGCGFEPRNLSGRTEGAGLGLRGIRERLEPLGGSLDIRSAPGEGTVLIMHLPLRIEDHAARIAG
- a CDS encoding response regulator transcription factor — its product is MLRVLLADDHPVVREGLRALLECHGLSVVAEAENGREAVELARTTQPDVAVLDIGMPELNGLDALRAIRRESPHLRAVLLTIHDDDAYVMEGRRLGALGFVLKSEAGSELLNAVQAVAAGRTYLSPRLSSEVVEALAAGVAPVANHLTDREREVLQLISEGQTTKEVANTLGISVKTAGTHRTNIMRKLGVHETAGLVRYAIRQGLIRA